Proteins encoded together in one bacterium window:
- a CDS encoding phage portal protein: MKMPPVVDRIRRAFSVRSSPTVADLDRFMDDAIGGKASATGVRVSESSALATSAVWACVRLLSETVASLPLPLYRKLPRGKERAYEHPLYALLHDQPNPEMPAIAFREALQGHLCTWGNAYAEIEYDLVAGTIKSLWPLRPDRMAVKRESNGQIRYYYKLPNNQTTILPAYQVFHIPGFGFDGLVGYSPIALARETVGLALATEEFGARFFGNGAKVGGILEHPGKLSPQAHENLRKSFNSEHQGLTNALRLAILEEGMKYQQVGIPPEDAQFLETRKFQVREIARWFHVPPHMIADLEQATFSNIEHQGIEYVVYSARPWLVRWEQYISTKLLGPEERKDYLAEFVVQGLLRGDVQARYNAYAIGRQNGWLSANDIRELENMNPLPGEEGDIYLVPLNMVPTSELGQKDTTPAADPQAAPHTEGEARGGKRKMYERQRIATSFLPIFRDAAGRILERERQNVARAAKKHLEERSLDSWNQWLADFYRDFPEYISRQILPAVKGLGDAVEPVAADEVKSKAKADGLDDFHRKYAQAFAARYAESSQGQLKALAAEADPLVAVDDRLDEWEQTRPDKVARNETTQVANAVAKFVFAAAGITKLIWRNTGSDTCPFCSELDGTVVGIEQDFVTAGSAIEGPDGKQMKSWGPKRHPPIHAGCQCVIEPA, translated from the coding sequence ATGAAAATGCCGCCCGTGGTTGACCGTATCCGCCGGGCCTTCTCTGTTCGCAGCTCCCCGACCGTGGCTGACCTCGACCGCTTCATGGATGATGCGATTGGCGGGAAAGCCTCGGCAACCGGAGTGCGAGTCAGCGAATCAAGCGCACTTGCGACCTCGGCCGTGTGGGCGTGCGTTCGGCTGCTGTCTGAGACTGTGGCCTCATTGCCGTTACCGCTCTACCGCAAGCTACCGCGGGGTAAAGAACGGGCATATGAACATCCGCTCTATGCTCTCTTGCACGATCAGCCGAATCCCGAAATGCCCGCCATTGCCTTCCGTGAGGCGCTGCAGGGGCACCTTTGCACATGGGGCAATGCCTATGCTGAGATTGAGTACGATCTAGTGGCCGGGACCATCAAGTCGCTCTGGCCGTTGCGCCCCGACCGCATGGCCGTGAAGCGCGAGAGCAATGGGCAAATCCGCTACTACTACAAACTGCCGAATAATCAGACAACCATACTCCCAGCCTATCAGGTGTTTCATATTCCCGGTTTCGGCTTCGATGGCTTGGTCGGCTACTCGCCAATCGCGCTCGCGCGTGAAACGGTCGGCTTGGCGCTCGCCACTGAGGAATTCGGGGCGAGGTTCTTTGGCAATGGCGCCAAGGTGGGCGGGATCCTCGAGCACCCTGGCAAACTCAGCCCGCAGGCGCACGAGAACTTGAGAAAGAGCTTCAACTCCGAACACCAGGGGCTCACCAATGCCCTGCGCCTGGCCATTCTCGAAGAGGGAATGAAATACCAGCAGGTGGGGATTCCTCCGGAAGATGCCCAGTTCCTGGAGACGCGGAAGTTTCAGGTCCGGGAGATCGCCCGCTGGTTCCATGTCCCGCCTCACATGATTGCCGACCTGGAGCAGGCGACATTTTCGAACATCGAGCACCAGGGCATCGAGTATGTTGTCTACAGTGCCCGGCCGTGGCTGGTGCGCTGGGAACAGTACATCAGCACCAAGCTGTTGGGGCCGGAAGAGCGCAAGGACTATCTGGCCGAATTCGTCGTCCAGGGGCTCCTGCGCGGCGATGTGCAGGCGCGCTACAACGCCTACGCCATCGGTCGCCAGAATGGGTGGCTTTCCGCAAACGACATCAGGGAGCTGGAGAACATGAATCCGCTTCCTGGCGAAGAGGGCGACATCTATCTCGTGCCACTGAACATGGTCCCGACGAGCGAACTCGGTCAGAAAGATACTACGCCTGCCGCTGACCCACAGGCGGCCCCGCATACTGAGGGTGAAGCGCGAGGCGGCAAGCGGAAGATGTACGAGCGTCAGCGTATCGCCACGTCATTCCTGCCGATTTTCAGAGATGCTGCCGGCCGGATATTGGAACGCGAACGGCAGAACGTCGCCCGGGCAGCCAAGAAGCACCTCGAAGAGAGATCGCTGGACTCATGGAATCAGTGGCTCGCGGATTTCTACCGAGACTTCCCGGAGTACATCTCCCGGCAAATCCTGCCCGCGGTCAAGGGGCTCGGCGACGCCGTTGAGCCAGTGGCCGCCGACGAAGTGAAATCCAAAGCAAAGGCTGATGGCCTGGACGATTTCCATCGAAAGTACGCGCAGGCCTTTGCCGCCCGGTACGCCGAATCTTCTCAGGGCCAACTCAAGGCACTAGCCGCAGAAGCTGACCCGCTGGTGGCTGTAGATGACCGCCTCGACGAATGGGAACAGACGCGGCCGGACAAGGTGGCGAGGAATGAGACTACTCAGGTCGCGAACGCCGTGGCGAAGTTCGTTTTCGCGGCTGCTGGCATCACTAAATTGATCTGGCGCAATACCGGAAGCGATACCTGCCCATTCTGCTCAGAACTGGATGGTACGGTCGTCGGCATTGAGCAGGATTTCGTAACGGCCGGAAGTGCGATTGAGGGCCCGGATGGCAAGCAAATGAAGAGCTGGGGGCCGAAGAGACACCCGCCGATTCACGCCGGTTGCCAGTGTGTGATTGAGCCGGCCTAG
- a CDS encoding terminase TerL endonuclease subunit: MVTAVRSAINKAAAERAVRFIEALRQTKGQWAGQRLKLMEWQKRDIIVPLFGTLNADGMRQYRTCYVELPRKNGKSTLAAGVANLLAFADGEMGAEVYSAASDRDQASLVFNEAASMVKQSPALSRHMKVIESQKRIINYTTSSFYRAISAEAYSKHGFNAHAVIYDELHAAADRELWDVLRTSMGARRQPLMFVITTAGVDRNSICWEMHDYALKVLSGVVEDPTFLPVIYAAPDDADWKDEKVWAAANPALGEFRALDEIRMLAHQAAETPAFEMTFRRLYLNQWVNSYERWMPLDKWDACGGLVDMDSLKGRPGYAGLDLSATTDLTALGIDFPREDSTHDILVHFWIPADTMREKERKDRVPYSEWVRQGYITATPGNVIDYKSIMQYLVEARERFDIREVAFDRWGATKLSQDLIDAGFVMVPFGQGFASMSAPTKELMTLVLGGKVRHGGNPVLRWNVDNIVVNQDPAGNLKPDKARSTQRIDGVVALIMALDRATRHAGELGPSVYESRGVITI, from the coding sequence ATGGTTACTGCCGTTCGCAGCGCGATCAACAAGGCTGCCGCCGAGCGCGCCGTCCGCTTCATTGAGGCACTCCGGCAGACGAAGGGGCAATGGGCCGGCCAGCGGCTGAAGCTCATGGAGTGGCAGAAGCGCGACATCATCGTGCCGCTCTTCGGTACTCTCAATGCTGACGGGATGCGCCAGTACCGGACCTGCTACGTGGAACTGCCACGCAAGAACGGGAAGAGCACTCTCGCTGCCGGTGTCGCCAATCTGCTTGCATTCGCTGATGGCGAGATGGGCGCGGAGGTCTACAGCGCCGCATCTGACCGAGATCAGGCCAGCCTGGTGTTCAACGAGGCGGCCAGCATGGTCAAGCAATCCCCGGCCCTATCCCGACACATGAAGGTCATTGAATCCCAGAAGCGCATCATCAATTACACGACCTCCAGCTTCTACCGAGCAATCTCCGCTGAGGCATATTCAAAGCATGGGTTCAATGCGCACGCCGTCATCTATGATGAGCTCCACGCCGCCGCGGACCGCGAACTATGGGACGTTCTCAGGACTTCCATGGGCGCCCGGCGCCAGCCGCTTATGTTTGTGATCACTACAGCCGGCGTTGATCGGAACTCCATCTGCTGGGAGATGCACGACTACGCTCTCAAGGTTCTCTCCGGCGTTGTCGAGGACCCGACATTCCTGCCGGTCATTTACGCCGCGCCTGATGATGCCGATTGGAAAGACGAGAAAGTCTGGGCCGCGGCCAACCCAGCCCTGGGCGAGTTCCGGGCTCTGGACGAGATCCGGATGCTGGCGCATCAAGCCGCTGAGACACCCGCCTTCGAAATGACCTTCCGCCGTCTCTATCTAAATCAGTGGGTTAACTCCTACGAGCGCTGGATGCCGCTCGACAAATGGGATGCTTGTGGTGGTCTGGTAGACATGGATTCTCTCAAGGGCCGGCCGGGCTATGCCGGCCTTGACTTGTCGGCCACAACCGATCTTACCGCCCTGGGCATTGACTTCCCGCGTGAAGACAGCACGCATGACATCCTCGTCCACTTCTGGATACCCGCCGACACCATGCGGGAGAAAGAGCGCAAAGACCGTGTGCCGTACTCGGAGTGGGTGCGGCAGGGCTACATCACGGCGACCCCGGGTAATGTCATCGACTACAAATCGATCATGCAGTACCTCGTGGAGGCCCGGGAACGGTTCGACATCCGCGAGGTTGCCTTCGACCGTTGGGGTGCGACAAAGCTCTCGCAGGACCTCATCGACGCCGGTTTCGTCATGGTCCCGTTCGGGCAAGGGTTCGCCTCGATGTCGGCGCCGACCAAGGAACTGATGACGCTGGTGCTGGGCGGCAAAGTTCGGCACGGCGGTAACCCGGTGCTGCGCTGGAATGTGGACAACATCGTTGTTAATCAGGACCCGGCCGGCAACCTCAAGCCAGACAAAGCCCGCTCGACGCAGCGCATTGATGGCGTCGTGGCGCTGATTATGGCGCTGGACCGGGCGACGCGGCACGCCGGCGAGCTGGGGCCGAGCGTGTACGAATCAAGGGGCGTGATCACCATATGA
- a CDS encoding phage terminase small subunit P27 family, translating to MAPHPKPTILKKIEGNPGKRPLNENEPQPLPVEPECPHWLMPEAKAEWKRIAPELLRLGLLTHIDKAALAGYCQAYARWSQAEARLTKRGLLITTQSGYQQQRAEVSIAQRYLAILKSFIAEFGLSPSSRARMVVPGGHRPTEDPEAELEASLTGRSN from the coding sequence ATGGCGCCGCATCCTAAGCCGACAATCCTCAAGAAGATCGAGGGCAATCCCGGCAAGCGGCCTCTCAACGAGAACGAGCCGCAGCCGCTGCCTGTTGAGCCGGAATGCCCCCATTGGCTCATGCCCGAGGCGAAGGCGGAATGGAAGCGCATCGCCCCGGAATTGCTGCGTCTGGGCCTCTTGACTCACATCGACAAGGCTGCTCTCGCCGGCTACTGTCAGGCGTATGCCCGCTGGTCCCAGGCCGAAGCGCGCCTGACCAAGCGCGGCCTCCTCATCACCACCCAAAGCGGCTACCAACAGCAGCGCGCCGAGGTTTCAATCGCTCAACGGTATCTAGCCATTCTCAAGTCCTTCATCGCCGAGTTCGGATTGTCGCCGAGCTCCCGGGCCCGCATGGTAGTACCTGGCGGTCACAGACCGACCGAGGATCCCGAGGCGGAGCTTGAGGCGTCACTCACCGGGCGGTCAAACTGA